The genomic segment ACATATATCACCTTTTATGAGTTCCAAAATCATGGGATAcaatcccaacattagctgGTAAATTAACCAATTTGTTATCATGAAAACAAGCAGcacaagagaattcttgaagaatattttatttcttcaatatataaccacatgaattctcaattattttcgCATCACATTTGAACCGGGATGGTCAACCTGGTCATGCTAACCTCCATGGCATGTGATTCcatcatgcttatatttatGTGGTACAAATTCGGAGGAAAAGGGGCAACATTTCACATACATTTTGTTTCCCGATATAGTTGTGGTAATATGAAGATATTAAaccttcccataatttatagtctCAATATAATTCATTTATGGCCAATGCCTTTGAAACTTAAAAAGTTTCTTTTGAGACTTCCTACAACACCAATATTATGGACAATTTTATTCCTCCGGTAGTAACATATCGCTTTTTTTCGAAGCTCCCAATTAATTATGTACACATATTTCATAATACCATCCATATGGTGAACATCTCCTTTTAGGGAGTAATTGTCATTATAGTCATGCCCAAAACCTTTATAAGCAAGATTTATTTCTTGCTTTTAccctttggtaattcatgataAAACACATCACAATATTTGTGACGTACTAAAAGTACGTGACCAATGACCTTTtgttccaaaatttttttttttttatattgtctCAAACCTCCCGTAGAGGTGAGTTGTGGTATTTATCCAACCATACATGAGCACGTCCTTATCCATCATTTTACATATTTCACTATAAAAATGGGTGAGCATTCATAATGCTTATCACAAGTCACATTCTCTTCAAGGAATGGActatagtcatatatatacgtgcttcataaattttcttataaGCCCATTCTCATGCCTtgacatttttcaaaattatatgaCTCACCTCAACATCACCTTGAATTGTATTCCTTCTTTGACGGaggatttataaaattttcatcAAAGTTAGGTCGTACGACAACCGCGTACCCAATGACCTTTCTTACCATATTGATAAGCGAAAATTACCTTCACGCTTTATTAGGACCATTTTGAGAACCCATAATGTTCTTCCTTTTATAATTATCACaatgatgattattattattttcgtcCATTAGCACACCCacattcattcacatatttaACCATTTGTCTTCTTTcggacttatttatgctttgcTACCACATTCCCCTCACAGAATGGAGCATATCAAGTGGAACGGcctttatgattttttttcatcaaatacaGATTATTTTGCCTTAGTCATCATTACATCATCAATATAGTGCATCGGGACTCAAACCCAACGTCTTATCCATACAAAAGTGTGTTAGGCCATAAATCGATGGGACTTGAACCCATTATCTTATATTGTCATCATAGTGCACGTAGGCTCAAACTCGATGTCTTACCCTTGGTGCGATGGGACTTGAATCCACCGTCTTACCCTCAACCGACGGCATAATAGGCGAAAGTTCCATGAAACTGCCCCCTCGAAACCAAAAATTACTTACGGTGGCTATGCCAAATGTATATTTTCAGGTGCATTtgattttgaatataaataatcTTGAGaagtacatacatatatttatccgTAAGTCATGTTGAGACATACGTATTGTCGTATTAGTTGCACAAATAAAACTCGGTATGGAAGTAACCAAATGTAATGAAAAATACGACACAAAACAAATAGCacaataagaagaaaaaggaaataagaccATATACACAAAGGGAATTAAAGGAGGTGGGAAATGATTTGTTCCCATATCACTCATGCCAATATCGGCGGTACATGGTCCCACTTTTTCTCGTTTTGTTAAATTCGAATTTTCCACGAATCTCATTTTCAAAAGGAACAAAAAATAATGGAGGAGGGGAGAGTTATAATTCGTATCATATCattaatgaaaagaaaattccATATAAACAAACATAGCATCAATTAAATTTTTACTAGTGAAATAACAATATTTTGCTAGATGCTAGTATATATCATGTTAACCAATCATCTTTTACGATAATAAAGGATAGAAATGATTATATGAATTGGTAAACAagtagacaaaaaaaaaaaaaaggatatacCTTGTAGCCTCACGATTAATTTCTCGGTGTGGTGAAATTTTATGACGATAACGCGTATCCTTGCAAACGATGTATATTAGAATTGCGATACACAACGAATACATAATCACACACGTACTTGAATTCATCAAAAGAATGTGCAAGACTAtgcatatatattattatattttgtatCTTTCTGTCTTTGACACATAATAGTTCCTTTTCCCAATTGGTGTGACGATTATTAATCCCGTAATCATATAACCTCCAATTTAAAATGAGTCCATTTTGTAAAATTAGTGCATGTGTTAATATGGAGTCTTCTATCGGTAGATCGAACACGCAGAATTAATTTTTAAGTATGAAGTGCAAAAAGGCATCAAACTAGTTACCCTCGAATTACGTTTGTATAACATTCCATGCACGGCAGCGGCTTTTGACCTTGATCCTTTTTTATGGAACTAAAACTAGTAGAATGCTTAAAATCCAGAAGCCACTTTAGGAATCTCACGTAGGGATGCGTTGCGATTAGAGACTCGTcttgataacgtgttataaaatgaaGCTAAAATAGTCGATATTAAAGGATAGCCATAGAAATAGGTGACGAAGAGAGAGATTTCTTGTTAAATCAAAATGTGTTCAAGTCATTACATTATGAAAACttatgcctctatttatagtctTATGTCATTAATATAATATGGTGGGAATCTGCCAATTAAGATGGTGGAGGAGGCAATTAAGATGAGTGGATGGAAGGCAATTAAGGTGgtggaaaaataattaatatacaATGGACAtccataataaatatatatttcataataTTTGTATCTTTTTAACACaccaaattttaaaacaaattcaaTTTATCAAAACGATTAATATTTGAAATCGAAGGAATTAACAAATATGTAAATACATATGGAGTTTGGTATGTTTGACCTTTACTttagaaaagtatttatttcattaaatatttttttgtcttaaagtaaaagataaatatataatgaaaagACCTCATTGTGTTGGTCCCACCTCCAAtaatatgagaaaaaaaaaggaaaatattaaataaatgtGATTGCTTATGCATGGAAATTCCAACTAAGAATAACTACCAAAGACGTCCTCTTCCACGCGGGGATACACGCAAGATTCCAATATAAAGCCGCTAAATATGATTTTCTTATTCAtaattaaatacaaaaaaaaaaaaaaagtgtgtttatattatatatttgagAGTCCActttcaaattttcttcttcttcttcttgtctaCTTTCtccaatattatatatagaaagagcaacaaaaagaaaaggagtttTAATTTATAGTGTTTGTGGTTCCACCATGAATGAGAAATCAAGAGTTTCAAAGGAGCTTAATGCTAAACATATAAAGGTACTTTCTTAgtttctttattatctttctTAAGTCCCTTTAAATTTGgtctttttgttttgttcatATGTTGTGTACTAATATTACTTACTATTTTTCTTAGGACTACGAGAAAAACTAGAATTAGTTATGAACTTCGTTATTATTCTGTCGTAGCTCGTAGCTAATAATTCTTTTTGATAAGATGTTGTTAGTCCGTCTCTAAATAGGATTAGCAaagaattttgttgtttagctaTAGAATTTACCCGTAGctaattcatgtttttttaGAAACCCAAGTTTgctttccaaattcacaaagATAACAAGTTTGCTCATCATATTCTTggtgttttctttttctggGGTTAATTGAATCTTGAATTATGTaccaaaaaacactttttcatGCTTAAATTTTAATGGGGCTTCAGTTAAACAGCTTTTGTATAATTtctgcaacaaaaaaaaaaagtgatctttttttttttctggtatTGAATGTTTGTTCATAGATATTCATATTTGACTGTTTTATTTGTAGAATTTTTCAGTTTCTTGTGTGCAAAAATTTAAATGTTTATTGCTATTTGACTTTCCTTGACAATTAGGTGGTTGGTATTTGGACAAATTCCTTATTGGCAGTGCCAACTATATGTCTACCTGTATTTCAATGGATATTGATTAATACAGGTCTTATTTATTTGACATGTCTGAGGTTGGTTAAGCATGATAGACTTAACTTCtctatccaaaaaaaaaaaaaaaaaaaaaaaaaaactatatagaATTTCGggttctttttccttttttcgcTTTAGCAATTGAAAGAACTAAAAAGAACCAATATGTAAAtaagctatgttgctcggactctccaaaaatgcactgTTTTTGGAGGATCCTGCACACACCAGTTGACATTTTTTGAGGGTCTgagaaacatagtaaataagtCTTTGTTTCGTGTATATCATTCTTGGTGATTAGTGAGCTGATAACTTCTGATTGTTCGAGCAACATAGTAAATATGTCCTGATTCTGAGTTGTGATTCATTTTGAATTTGGTGCTATCACTAGAAAGTTGTGTTAAATAGTATGTTGTGGCTGTACACAGCTGTATATGTTGAGAAGGTCATTGAGGATTTTCTATACTTGTTTGACAATAGTAGTGTTAGGTGCAAATGGAAGTTCAATAATTTTACTTGAATTATCAATAAGTAATAGAGAAGGGGAGCCTTGAAGCAACAATAAAGTTATTTCATGTGGTCATTGATTCGAGCCGTGGAATCAACCACTGATGCTTGCATTGAGTTAGGTTGCCTGCATTACACCCCCTTGGGTACAACCCTTCCTCGGATCCTATGTGAACACGGAATTCTTCGCGCACCGGGCTGCCATTTTTTATGAAGTCTAGTTTACTTAAAACTGAATATTCACCATATGAATAGAAGTCATTGGAAACAAGAAAATTTTCATTGTTATTTGGCTTGAATATGTGGTCATGAATAAAAACTCTAATGGTGGGAATTTCCTCTGTGCTAACTTGAGATTTTAGTGGttttcttgaaggaaaaaaTCGATTTGGAAGGTCCTTTCCTATTCCTTCTACGTTGCAgggttaaattaaaaaatactcCTATAAgggttaaattaaaaaatataatccTGTTGTTTTGACAATAGAGGGTCCCATGGAGAATGTGGTCAGAAATCTATAATAGAGTCGACCACAACGATCTAATTGGATATCTTTATGCATAAGAATACTAGAATCAGATGTATGGCATAGATATCAATGTTAACTGATCTTTTTTAACCAACAGCCAAATGCCTGTGTCTGTGTCTGAAAGTATTTCCATTGTTAGTTCTCCTATAAGAGTATTCTAGTTAGCATAAAGCAGCATCATGATAAGAAGAAGTAAGAAAGGAGGAAAATTTTCCATTGAGATGTCATTTATATGGCATCTCTCGGGAATTAGAACAAGATCTAGCTTATTCAGGAATTGAACCATTGACTAAGAGAGTGCAGATTTGTAGAATCTAGCGTTTTTAACTACCAAGTGTTCTTTCGGGCTGCTGTTGCTTTGGGAAAAGGTAGCCTTTAGTAGCCACTAAACTAGGCTAGTTCTTTGTAGACAGCATGTAGAAAAAACTTGAGGCTGAATATTGACCTAGTCATTAAGACGATTTTAATAGTAGTCAGacattttttttgtgatttacaATGTGGTTGCATATGAAAATATCTCAGTTCCCCTAATAGCATTCCATACATCTAAGTAACAACATCGAAGAAATTGCTGATGTTGACAAGAATAGAATGGTCAAAGCTTTTCTCTATCTCCAAAATAGACAACTTTGAAGGTATTTTTTCCATAAGGTATTGCAGAGGAAACATAATCAAAGTCGTCTCCAGTTAGTTTCGTACCGAGTCATAGTAGTTGTTGTATATCAGAGAAAACATGTACATAACatatattctttcttctttcagaAGCTAGcagtttctaaatatattttttccatAAACTTAAAGAACTAATAGTGTTTCTCTAAAGTTCTAGTACTTCTTCAAGTAAATGATCTTTTCTTGTATCTTTCTCGTAGATACTTGAGGGACTACTCAAATTGCCAGAGAATCGAGAATGTGCCGACTGCAAAACCAGGTATGTCTTTGAGCATCACTATCTGTAACCAGGATTTGACATCAAGTTAATACTACAATAATTACTAGTTCATAGTCaaatatttgtaaatatttagtgaatttcttaatatgTATACCGAATTTGGGCAAAAAGCTACTGGATTCACATGAACCTATAACCGAACCAGTAGCTCTGCCCCTGTCTATAATGTGGACTAGAAATGAAACAGAAAGATATATGCTTCctattttcattaaaaattgaaagagaaagacGTAAAGGCACACTTAAATGCCATTTAGGTTGCTTTCTTTCCATGACTATTTATTTTACGCAGAGGTCCAAGATGGGCTAGCGTGAACTTGGGAATCTTCATATGCTTGCATTGTTCGGGTGTTCACAGGAGTCTTGGCGTACATATATCAAAGGTCCggtttcacaattctacttcattTTTGCTTTCTTTAGCTTTTACATATTGTTTGCTCCATCATGCTTTCATCCAGGAGTGGATCTGAACCCCTTTGGTGAAAATCTTGTCTTCGCAGCTGCTTTTATTTTGTCATTTCTACGTGTTAGAATTGTGTTATCCCATTACGATTGATCACAACTTTTACGAACaattatatttactttttcCCCATCCGTTCATTTGCACACTGAAGtccaacttaatttttttttttgatactcAAAATCCTAGAAGTTATCTCATAACCTGCTAATGGAACTTGTCATATTATCCGCATGCAGGTAAGATCTGCCACATTGGACACATGGCTTCCGGATCAAGTTGCGTTTATTCAAAGTGAGCCAACCGTGTTTTCCTCCTGttcttattattttcttctCGTTGCATAACTTGACTTCTTCTTGCTTTTAGCAATGGGAAATCAGAAATCAAATAGCTATTGGGAAGCCGAGCTTCCTGCCAAATCCGACAGAGTTGGTATTGAAAATTTTATCCGAGCAAAGTATGACTTCAGTAGATTTTTCTGCAATTATCTTACTGTTACTGTATATTACCCTCCGTCCCAATtgatgtgaaggtgtttgattgAACACAGAGTGTAAGAACAAAGGACTTTTTAACTCGTGGTCTAAAAGAAGCCATGGGAATTTTTGTGGCTattaatcatttcattaagggtaaaatgggacgtttgaagttaaattattacttAATGTGTAAACacgtcattctttttgggactgactaaaaaggaaagaatgtcacataaattgggatggagggagtaagcAAGTTTCTTCACCTGAAGTTGTAAGTGCTTCACTTCAAGATCAACTTTACTAGCTATCTCGATTCTGCTAGATATGTGGAGAAAAAATGGATACCACGAAACGGGAGCGTGAAATCATCTCCAGGTGCGAGAGGAGAACGTAGTTCAGCCAGTATACCTCGGATTAACAAGGATGTAGAGTTTATCAAGCGGAGCATGCCATTATCTCAAGAGAAGAAATCTTTTCAGTTCCCAGATGCAGATAAATTAACACTTGCTTTGAGGAACAAAGTCAACAAAGTCCATCATGCACCTTCTGAATTACCTAAGCAGGTAAATACAACTTTATGTGTTTGGTGTAgatccaattttctcatgtttggtcAAAACATTTTATcgaggaaaataagaaaatgagaaaaattacttccttaatggaagttggaagaacaAGTTCCATAAGTGACATTCCAAGTTCATTGTCTCCTCCCCACCCACCTAACGTCCCCAATTCCCACTCCTTTACCATTCCCACCTCCCTCCACCCCCGAACCCTCACTCCCGACCCCATCCCACCCCCATAATGTTTTGCTAGATTACGTATGAATGCGCGTGGGATAATATTTTCTTGCTAACATATGAAGCACtcgaaaataagtaagaaatgcaCTTGTTTTCTctgaaaacattttccatgaaAAACATCCTttatcataccaaacacacccttagaaTCTTTTTGGATTCCTATATATCTTGTATGAATTGATAAGATTTGGTGTCCAATATTCCTAGCAGGCTGCCCCTGATCCCAAGCCAGAAGTTGTTCAGAATGCAAAACCGGTAGCCTCTGTGGAAGACGCAAAGCGAAAAGCTAATGTATTCCATCGTTGTCTGAATAACTAAAGTTCTTGACTTTCTCTTCATAATTTAAGATTGATAAAGGAATTTGATGTTTAGACATATGTTTAACAGGTTTCTCCTGATTCCCAGCAGGACattcttcaaaaaatcgaacccTCAATACCTCAAGTCGCAAAAGCAAAGCCAGAAGCAAATTTCTCCTCAACTGTATCAACCGCTAACATCAACCATGCTGCTAACGTTTCTAAAATTTATGTGGAGGCCACGAAAGAAAATGGATCTGTGTCCAAGACGCATTCCCAGCGTATGTTCCACTATATACAAGATTTGTGTTAAGTAAAGTGGAAGTAATTATGATCTACTGCTTATTCCTCGGAACCAAGTAtctactccctttgtcccaattcGTGTGAAGGTGTTCAGAGTACGAGGGTCTAACATTAATTTTGACCATgaattttggtatatattc from the Lycium ferocissimum isolate CSIRO_LF1 chromosome 11, AGI_CSIRO_Lferr_CH_V1, whole genome shotgun sequence genome contains:
- the LOC132037738 gene encoding ADP-ribosylation factor GTPase-activating protein AGD5-like, with amino-acid sequence MNEKSRVSKELNAKHIKILEGLLKLPENRECADCKTRGPRWASVNLGIFICLHCSGVHRSLGVHISKVRSATLDTWLPDQVAFIQTMGNQKSNSYWEAELPAKSDRVGIENFIRAKYVEKKWIPRNGSVKSSPGARGERSSASIPRINKDVEFIKRSMPLSQEKKSFQFPDADKLTLALRNKVNKVHHAPSELPKQAAPDPKPEVVQNAKPVASVEDAKRKANVSPDSQQDILQKIEPSIPQVAKAKPEANFSSTVSTANINHAANVSKIYVEATKENGSVSKTHSQPAEPKAVIQQNASPAATIENKSKFDAGIEELIKDFQWNTQPVPESPLNNVKNEQQQKSPAPQQPLFVPATVKHFGSSQTAYQYSNGNQLFSQNWGGIGNQVHGAKQMGSTQYLHASMPAAYALNPSMLSAMPVAPMNGITPTGAIRPLSSFPAVPVVPMQSGYQYDFSSLTHEMFSRR